A genomic segment from Bacilli bacterium encodes:
- the serC gene encoding 3-phosphoserine/phosphohydroxythreonine transaminase, translating into MGNRAYNFNAGPAALPLAVLEQAQSEFVDYNGIGMSVMEISHRSKEYDAINTETQNLFKELLSIPDGYKVLFLQGGASTQFAMVPLNFLPKGKKAGYVMTGSWSEKALKEAKLIGETEIVATSEADHFTRVPNVNSLQLASDLAYVHITSNETIGGIQYKEYPNTKDIPLVADMSSDILSRPVNVGNFALIYAGAQKNLGPSGVTLVIIREDWVEKANKELPTMLKYATHVKSDSLYNTPPAYSVYVMNLVLKWVKGQGGLSAIARRNEEKAKLLYDAIDRSGGFYKGVAANDSRSLMNITFRLANEELEKAFVKESGEHGFVGLKGHRSVGGLRASAYNAVPVEACKALAEFMADFQKRHG; encoded by the coding sequence ATGGGCAACAGGGCATACAATTTCAACGCCGGACCCGCTGCGCTTCCGCTTGCGGTGCTTGAGCAGGCGCAAAGCGAATTTGTCGATTATAACGGCATCGGCATGTCGGTGATGGAAATTTCACACCGCAGCAAAGAATATGACGCGATCAACACGGAGACGCAAAACTTGTTCAAAGAACTGCTTTCCATCCCGGATGGATACAAAGTGCTGTTTCTGCAAGGCGGAGCAAGCACGCAGTTTGCCATGGTCCCCCTGAATTTCCTGCCTAAGGGAAAAAAAGCCGGATACGTCATGACCGGGAGCTGGTCGGAAAAAGCGTTGAAGGAAGCCAAGCTAATCGGCGAAACGGAAATCGTCGCCACCAGCGAAGCGGACCATTTCACGCGCGTTCCCAATGTAAACAGCCTGCAACTCGCGTCGGATCTGGCTTATGTGCATATCACTTCAAATGAAACGATCGGCGGCATCCAATACAAGGAGTACCCGAATACGAAAGATATCCCGCTGGTAGCCGATATGTCGAGCGATATTTTGAGCAGGCCGGTGAATGTCGGCAATTTTGCGCTTATTTACGCGGGCGCGCAAAAAAATCTGGGACCATCCGGCGTAACTTTGGTCATTATTCGCGAAGATTGGGTGGAAAAAGCGAACAAGGAACTTCCGACGATGCTGAAATACGCGACCCATGTCAAAAGCGACTCGCTTTACAATACGCCGCCTGCCTATTCGGTATATGTGATGAACCTCGTATTGAAATGGGTGAAAGGGCAGGGCGGCTTGAGCGCCATAGCCAGGCGCAACGAGGAAAAAGCAAAATTGCTTTACGACGCGATCGACAGAAGCGGCGGATTCTATAAAGGCGTTGCCGCGAACGACAGCCGTTCGTTGATGAATATTACGTTTAGGTTGGCGAACGAGGAATTGGAGAAGGCGTTTGTCAAAGAATCAGGCGAACATGGCTTTGTCGGCTTAAAAGGGCATCGCAGCGTCGGCGGATTGCGCGCTTCCGCGTATAATGCCGTTCCGGTCGAAGCTTGCAAAGCGTTGGCCGAGTTTATGGCCGATTTCCAAAAACGCCACGGATAA
- a CDS encoding DUF2062 domain-containing protein yields MKGRYQLLKRIKKWFKYKYLLLLRAKGGPSKVAKGFSIGLFIEMFTLPTIGIAFFLIFPLVYFFRASFAGALIGFVFGKVIYTAVFLLNKRVGGLVVSRAVEMRLHEMLPDWLGKVFVFNLKLIVGGIIDGAIMGIIVYFPVRLLLEVYARRRTEKRKLRKKARLQEK; encoded by the coding sequence ATGAAAGGCCGGTACCAATTGCTGAAACGAATAAAAAAATGGTTCAAATATAAATACTTGCTGCTGCTTCGGGCGAAAGGCGGCCCCTCCAAAGTGGCGAAAGGCTTCTCCATTGGCTTGTTTATTGAAATGTTCACGCTGCCGACGATCGGCATCGCTTTTTTTCTCATATTTCCGCTTGTTTATTTTTTTCGCGCCAGCTTTGCCGGAGCGTTAATCGGCTTTGTGTTCGGGAAAGTCATCTATACCGCGGTCTTTTTATTGAACAAACGGGTTGGCGGCCTGGTCGTAAGCCGCGCCGTGGAAATGCGCCTGCATGAAATGCTCCCGGATTGGCTGGGAAAAGTGTTTGTATTCAATCTGAAGCTGATCGTGGGAGGCATCATCGATGGCGCCATTATGGGCATCATAGTGTATTTTCCCGTAAGACTGTTATTGGAAGTTTACGCGAGAAGGCGAACGGAAAAGCGCAAATTGCGGAAAAAAGCGAGATTGCAGGAAAAATAA
- a CDS encoding 4-hydroxy-3-methylbut-2-enyl diphosphate reductase, whose amino-acid sequence MQVLKISPRGYCYGVVDAIKLALLTAKNIHTPRPIYILGMIVHNRNVTKAFEKEGIVTLDGPNRLDILEQVDKGTVLFTAHGVSPEVRRRAREKGLTVIDATCPDVTKTHDLIREKTAQGYEVIYIGKKGHPEPEGAVGVCPEHVTLIEKEAEVASLNVQSDKIVITNQTTMSQWDIRHIMNKCLEKYPHAEVHNEICMATQKRQEAVARRGKNADLVIVVGDPRSNNSNRLAQVAEEIAGVKAYRVADVTEIRQSWLMGKRNVAVTSGASTPTPITKEVIQYLEQFDENDPSTWEIVRTVDMDRLLFQAREK is encoded by the coding sequence GTGCAGGTGCTGAAAATTTCGCCGCGCGGATATTGCTACGGCGTTGTCGATGCGATCAAACTGGCGCTCTTAACAGCCAAAAATATCCACACGCCGCGCCCGATCTATATCCTCGGCATGATTGTGCACAACAGGAATGTCACCAAGGCGTTCGAAAAGGAAGGCATCGTGACGCTTGACGGCCCCAATCGCCTCGACATTTTGGAACAGGTTGACAAAGGCACCGTCTTGTTTACGGCCCACGGTGTTTCTCCGGAAGTGCGCCGCCGCGCCAGGGAAAAAGGATTGACCGTCATTGACGCGACTTGCCCGGACGTAACGAAAACGCACGATCTAATCCGCGAAAAAACGGCTCAAGGCTATGAAGTCATTTATATCGGCAAAAAAGGGCATCCTGAACCGGAGGGAGCGGTCGGCGTCTGCCCGGAACATGTCACCTTGATCGAAAAGGAAGCGGAAGTCGCTTCCCTGAACGTGCAGTCGGATAAAATCGTGATCACAAACCAAACGACGATGAGCCAGTGGGACATCCGGCATATTATGAATAAATGCCTTGAAAAGTACCCGCATGCGGAAGTCCATAACGAAATATGCATGGCGACGCAGAAGCGCCAGGAAGCGGTGGCGAGGCGCGGCAAAAACGCCGACCTGGTCATCGTGGTGGGCGATCCGCGCAGCAACAATTCCAACCGGTTGGCGCAGGTTGCGGAAGAAATAGCCGGAGTTAAGGCGTACCGGGTGGCCGACGTCACGGAAATCCGGCAAAGCTGGCTGATGGGCAAGCGCAATGTCGCCGTCACTTCGGGGGCGTCCACGCCTACGCCGATCACCAAAGAAGTTATTCAATACCTCGAACAGTTTGATGAAAATGATCCGTCCACCTGGGAAATCGTCCGCACGGTGGATATGGATCGCTTGTTGTTTCAAGCGCGCGAGAAATGA
- the aroF gene encoding 3-deoxy-7-phosphoheptulonate synthase, producing MIAILSHSATEERLMGIVRFIEKHGMQAHISRGTDRTVVGIVGKADPTLAEQLRQLSGVEEVIKISKSYKLASREFHPDNTIIDIKGVKFGGEEIVVMGGPCAVESPKQIDEIARLVKAAGGQVLRGGAFKPRTGPYSFQGIGVEGLEMMAEAAAKHGLLTVTEVMTPEYVDICAKYADILQVGTRNMQNFDLLRKLGTVRKAVLLKRGFSATYDEFLNAAEYILAGGNPNVLLCERGIRTFETYTRNTLDLNAVPVLHQLSHLPVIVDPSHATGRRELVETMAKASIAAGADGLIIEMHTDPDNSMTGDGVQSLFPDQFARLLKDLEKLAPVLGRSFTTRKEPFPV from the coding sequence ATGATCGCTATCTTATCGCATTCCGCGACGGAAGAACGGCTTATGGGAATTGTCCGCTTCATTGAAAAGCACGGCATGCAGGCGCACATTTCCCGCGGCACGGACCGGACGGTTGTCGGCATTGTCGGCAAAGCCGATCCGACTTTGGCGGAACAGTTGCGGCAGTTGTCCGGCGTGGAGGAAGTCATCAAAATATCCAAGTCGTATAAATTGGCCAGCCGCGAATTTCATCCCGATAATACGATTATCGATATAAAAGGCGTCAAGTTTGGCGGCGAGGAAATCGTCGTCATGGGCGGGCCATGCGCGGTGGAGTCGCCCAAACAGATTGACGAAATCGCCCGCCTTGTCAAAGCGGCGGGCGGCCAAGTGTTGCGCGGCGGCGCGTTCAAGCCGCGCACAGGCCCGTACAGTTTTCAGGGGATCGGCGTTGAAGGCCTGGAAATGATGGCCGAAGCCGCCGCCAAGCACGGCCTTTTGACCGTTACCGAAGTCATGACGCCGGAATATGTGGATATTTGCGCGAAATACGCCGATATTTTGCAGGTCGGCACCCGCAATATGCAAAACTTTGATCTGCTGCGCAAATTGGGTACGGTGCGCAAGGCCGTCCTGTTGAAGCGCGGATTCAGCGCCACTTACGACGAGTTCCTGAATGCCGCCGAATACATTTTGGCCGGCGGCAATCCGAATGTTTTGCTGTGCGAACGGGGTATCCGCACTTTCGAAACCTATACGCGCAACACGCTGGATTTGAATGCGGTGCCGGTTCTGCACCAGTTAAGCCATCTGCCGGTTATTGTCGACCCGAGCCATGCGACCGGACGCCGCGAATTGGTGGAAACGATGGCAAAGGCGTCTATCGCGGCCGGAGCCGACGGGTTGATTATCGAAATGCATACCGACCCGGATAATTCCATGACAGGCGACGGAGTCCAGTCGTTGTTCCCGGATCAATTCGCCCGCTTGCTGAAGGATCTGGAGAAACTTGCTCCCGTTCTCGGCCGCAGTTTCACAACCCGAAAAGAGCCGTTTCCGGTTTGA